A window of Flammeovirga kamogawensis genomic DNA:
GAACAAGAACCAATAAAAGAAGTAATTAACCCATTGGATGAGGAAATTGATATTGATAATTATGAATTTGTTACCATCAATGCTACAAAAGGAACAGGTCCTGATATTGGAAACCTACCTCAAAAACCTACCTATGATAACGAAGTAGAAGAAGAAGGAGAGGTAAACACAGATAATTATAAGTTTTTCTCTTACAGTAAAAACAAAAGAGATGCATTTTGGGCTAAATACAACGAACGTTTAAAAGCAAAGCAAGATGCCTCTGCAAAAAAATCTATGTTTTCTAAATCGAAAGATTACTTACCAAGATTTTCTGTAGATGGTTTCAATACAAATTTACGTTTTGACCCTCTTATGGGATCAGGTCTTCAATTTGAAGTTATGATGACCGATGCGATGGAAAATCATAAAATTAATGCAGGTCTATTCGGTACATTTTCTTTAAGTAATGGTAATTTCTTTGCAGAATATCTTTATTTAAGACATCGTTTAGATTATAGTATAAGATATGAGAGACAAACCTTAGAGGTAAATCAACAACGTTATGCTAAAAATTATTACGAAGGAGGAGTTTCTTTACCTGTAAGTATAAGAAGTAGAATTGAAGTACAACCATTTTTAACCTTCACAAGATATTCAGATACATCAATTCAAGGATTATCGGTTCCAGATGTAACCAGAGCATGGACAGGTTTTAATGTAGAATATGTTTTTGATAATAGTTTAGAGAGAGGTAAAAATATGTTGATAGGTACTAGAGCAAAAGTCAGATATGAAAATTATGTAGGGCTTACTAGTATTTCTCAAAACTTCCAGAATATTTCTATAGATGTAAGACGTTATCAGAAAGTATTAAGATCAATGTCTTTAGCAATGAGAGTTTCTGCAGGTAAGTTTTTTGGCGATAGTCCAAAGACTTATAGAATGGGAGGTATGGATAACTGGGCGTTTGGTCAGATGGATAACGATCCTAGAGGTGGTAATCCAGAAAGTCCTGTTCAGCCAGACCTTACTGATCTATTATTTACACAATTTACAACACCTGTTAGAGGTTTTAACTGGAACAAATGGGAAGGTGAAAACTACATGGTTTTTAATGCAGAATTAAGAATGCCAGTAATGAAGTTCTTAACTAAGAAACCTACAAAATCAAAAATACTTAGAGATTTACAATTAGTTATTTTCTATGACATTGGATCTGCTTGGACAGGAGTGAACCCATTTGAAGAAGATAATGCTTTAAATACAGAAGAAATTGGCCCTGTAGGTGGATTTGATGCAACAGTGAAAAACTTTAGGTATCCATTCTTAATGGGACATGGTGTTGGTGCTAGAACAACTTTATTAGGCTATTATTTAAAATTAGATGTTGCTTGGGGAATTGAAGATGGATTTAGACAAACTAAACCAAAGTATTATGTAACTTTAGGTCATGATTTCTAATTCAAACAAATTTTTTGATATGAAAAATACTAGCATTTATTCAGTAATAGTACTTATAGTTTGTGTATTAATAAGTACAGGTTTTACGTCTATACCAACAGAGAAGCCTTTAGCTTTAATAGGGTTACAAGTAACTGTATTAGATGAAAAAGGAAATGTGATAGAAGGAGCAGAAGTAACGCTTTATGCAAATGAAGATGACGCTTGGGATGAAGAAAACGGTATGAAGGCGAAGGATAAAACAAATAAAAATGGTAGAGTTAAATTTACTAAAGGATTGAAAGAACAAGCCTATTATGTTGTAGCAAAAAAAGGTGATCAAGTTTCTGAAGATGGTTTGAAATCTTCTAAGCTATCAAAAAATAAAATGAATAAGATTAATGTAATTATTTCTAAAAGTAATGGTGTTTCGGTACCAAAAGTGAAGGAGTAATAAAATTTTCTACCTTTTAAAAAAAAGAGATTGTCACAAAGACAATCTCTTTTTTTGTTACTTAATGTATCTAAAATCATGTTCATTAGGCAGTTGCTTAATAAACTCATACATCAATTTTATTGTATTTTCAATATCATCAGAATGTGCTGTTTCTACTGTTGTATGCATGTATTTTAAAGGTAATGATATTAATGCTGATGGTACTCCGCCATTAGAATAAGCAAAAGCATCAGTATCTGTTCCCGTAACTCTAGATGAAGCTGCACGCTGGAAAGGAATTTCTTTTGTTTTAGCAGTGTCGATTAACATTTTTAATAAATTGTTCTGAACTGCAGGAGCAAAAGTAAGAACAGGTCCATTTCCACCCTTAGTGTCACCCTCAAGTTGTTTGTTATACATTGGAGCAGAAGAATCATGACAAACATCTGTCACAATAGCTACATTTGGTTTTATAGTCTGCGTAATCATTTCGGCACCTCTTAAACCAACTTCTTCTTGAACGGCATTTACTACATAAAGGCCAAACGGAACTTCATGACCATCTTCTTTTAGTCTTCTAGCAACTTCAGCAATCATAAAACCTCCAATTCTATTGTCTAGAGCTCTACCAGAAAAGAATCTTCCTTTATTTAATTCCCTTAGTTCATCTTCATAAGTAATAACAGTACCTACAAAAATTCCCATTTCCTCGACCTCTTCTTTTGATGCTGCTCCAACATCAATAAAGATATTATCTAAAGAAGGAGTTGCTTCTTTACCTGGTTTTCTAGTATGAATTGCAGGCCAACCAAAAATACCTTCTACTACTCCGTTTTCACCATGAAGTAAAACTCGTTTAGAGGGTGCAATTTGGTGATCTGAACCACCATTTCTAATTACATAAATGTATCCTTCTGCTGTGATATAATTTACATACCATCCAATTTCGTCGGCGTGTGCCTCAATAACAACTTTAAAAGGAGCTTCAGGGTTAATTACCCCTACAGCTGTTCCGTAATTATCAACAAAAGTAGTGTCAACATAAGGTTTTACATAATCTAACCAAATACGTTGCCCTTCAGCTTCATGACCAGTAGGTGAAGCATTATTTAAATATTTGTATAAAAAATCTTTGCTTTGAGTATCCATTTTATTAAAAATAATTAAAATATTGACCGATAATCGTTTCTGCTACGTTAAGTTACATAGTTCAGTTTATTCTTGTATCATCTTTATGTTTTTTTTTGATGATATATTAAATTGCCACGTTTTGAATTCGAAATTTTGATATATAGAGAAATAATAGTTTCTGTAAAGGAATACGAAATAATGCTATATATCTATTTATAATATTATTATCTAATATGCGCGCATTATTAATTATAGATGTACAAAATGATTTTATACCTGGTGGAGCTTTACAAGTGCCTGAGGGAGATCATATCATTCCCATTATTAATAATATATCTTCTAAGTTTGATGTAGTAGTAGCCACTAAAGACTGGCACCCTATTGAGCATAAGAGTTTTGCTAAGAATCATAAGAAAAAAGAAATTGGTGAAATTGTAGAGCTAAATGGCCTTCCTCAAATTCTTTGGCCAGAGCATTGTGTTGAAAATACTGATGGAGCTGAGTTTGTATCATCATTAAACACAGAACATATTGATGCTGTTTTTAAAAAAGGAACAGATCCTGAAGTTGATAGTTATAGTGGTTTTTTTGATAATGATAAAAGAAATGATACTGGCTTAAATAAATTCCTTACTTTAAAAGGTGTTACAGAAATTTACGTTGCAGGGTTAGCTACAGAATATTGTGTAAAATTTACTGCATTAGATGCTAAGGGATGTGGATATAAGACATTTTTAATTGAAGATGCAACAAGAGGGGTAAATATAAAACCTACAGATGTACAAAATGCTGTAATCGATTTAAAAGTCTCAGGTATTAAAATAGTGAATAGTAAAGAGATTATTTAGACTATGTGGTCAAATAATATGAAAAAGGGTATTGATTAAAATCAATACCCTTTTTTATTATGCAGTTGCAGAAGGATCAGAATCAACACCCTCTGTGCCAATTCTTCCAATCTCTTGGTCAATTAGCCATAATCCTTGAGGACTTTCTTCTCCAATTAAATCAAAAGCATCTAAAATTGTACGAGCAGTTTCTTCTTCTTCTCTTTGTTCAGCAACAAACCATTGTAAAAATTGAAATGTGCTGAAATCTTTTTGTTGAAAACAGCAATCGACAATCTCATTAATAGCTTTAGTTACTTTAATTTCGTGCTCTAATACTTGTTCAAAAACTTGTCTTAAAGATTTAAATTCATGAGGAACAGCTGTAATTTCAGCAGCTAATGCATGGCCACCTACAGCATTAATGTATTTAAAGAACTTCAACATATGAGTTCTCTCTTCTTCTGCATGATCATATAAAAACTCTGCAGATTTTACATATCCCTCAGTTTCACACCAAGATGCAAAAGATAAATAAAATTGAGATGATTGATCTTCTAATTGAACTTGCTCGTTTAGCATTTTTTCTACTTCACTGTTCAAAGAAGATTGTAAACGTTTTTTTGCAATTCCCATATCTAAATATTTGAGTTTAATTAATTCTATTGTAGCGCTATATACTAAAGTATTTTTATAACAATTTTGTTTAAGCACATTATTTCTACCCGATTAAGAATAATAATTAATATTTATTCTAAAGAAAGTTTGGAATTTATTATGCTTGCATACTATTTTAGCTTTACCAATAAAACGAATTTAAGATAATTATTGCTTTTAAACCATTGAAAGTAATCACCAATTAACAACATAACACATGAAAATTCTAGTTTGCATTAGCCACGTTCCTGATACAACAACGAAAATCAAGTTTGTAGACAACAAACTTGACACAAACGGGGTACAATTTATTATCGGACCTTATGATGATTTTGCACTTGCAAGAGCTGTAGAATTAAAAGAGGCTTCTGGTGGAACAGTTACAGTACTTAATGTTGGTACTGTTGATACTGAACCTTCTATTAGAAAGGCATTAGCAATTGGAGCTGATAATGCAGTAAGAGTAGATGCTGAGCCAACAGACTCACTATTTGTAGCAAAACAAATAGTTGCACATGCAGCATCAGAAAATTATGATATGATCTTAATGGGACGTGAATCTTCAGATTTTAATTCTGGCTTGGTTCATGGTCTTGTAGGTGAACTTCTTGGATGGCCATCAATTGCACCAGCAATGAAACTTGATGTTGATGGATCTACTGCCAAACTAAGCAGAGAAATTGAAGGGGGACACGAAGATGTTGAAGTTCAGTTACCTTTTGTAGCAGGTTGTCAAGAACCTATCGCTGAGTGGAAAATTCCTAACATGCGTGGTATTATGATGGCAAGAAAGAAACCTCTAGAAGTAGTAGAGGCAGTGGCTGTAGAAGGCGTAACTGCATACCAATCATTTGAATTACCTGAAGAAAAAGGCGAATGTAAAATGGTAGATGCGGATCAGATGGATGAATTAGTGGGCTTATTAAAAAATGAAGCTCGCGTACTTTAATTCTCTATTTTATTTAAACTTTAACACATAAAACAAAAAGACATGTCAGTATTAGTATTTATAGAAGCAGATAATGGAGTTGTAAAAAAATCTTCATTAGAAGCTGTAGCTTATGGATCAAAAGTAGGAGCTGTAACAGTTGTTGCTATGGGAAGTATTGAAGCTTCTGAGTTAGCAAAAGTAGGAAATTATGGAGCAGAGAAAGTATTACATTGTTCTGATGATCGTTTAAATGACGGTGTAATTTCTGCAACTGCAAAATTAATAGCAGAGGCTGTAGGCCAATCTGGAGCAGAAACTGTTGTAATGTCACGTTCTTCTTTAGTTGATGCTGTAGCTGCAAGAGTAGCCATAAAAATTGGTGCTAGCGTAGTTACTAACGTTCAAGATTTGCCAGATACATCAAATGGTTTTGTCGTTAAAAGGGGAGTGTTTACAGGAAAAGCATTCGCTTTTGTATCTGTTCCTGATGGTAAAAAAGTAATTACAGTTACTAAAAATGTTGTTCAATTAGAACCTACTTCTTCAGAAGCAGCTATAGAAGAAATTTCTGTTGCTTTTGATGATGCAGATTTTGGAGTAAAACGAATTGGAGTTCATAAACAAGAAGGTGATATTTTATTGCCAGAGGCAGATTTAGTCGTTTCTGCAGGTAGAGGAATGAAAGGACCTGAGAATTGGCAAATGATTGAAGATCTTGCAACTACTTTAGGTGCAGCAACTGCTTGTTCTAAACCTGTATCTGATATGGATTGGAGACCTCACCATGAGCATGTTGGACAGACAGGAATTAAAGTAGCTCCGCAATTATATATTGCAGTTGGTATTTCAGGTGCAATACAACATTTGGCAGGAGTAAATTCTTCAAAAGTTATAGTTGCTATTAATAAAGATCCAGAAGCACCTTTCTTTAAAGCTGCAGATTATGGTGTAGTTGGAGATGCTTTTGAAGTAGTTCCAAAGCTTATTGAAGCAATAAAAAAGTAATCAAAATTAGATTTAGTAGTCTATTTTAACATATATAGGGTCAAATTGACATTTATTTGTTAATATTTTAAGATTCTATTGATATTTATTAATAGTTCCCTATATTTGTAATACTTCAAAGGAATAATATTCCTATTCGAAGATTTTTTTAACTTAGTCGGTTATTTTTTTCCTATCTGACGCAACTACTGATGAAAATCGTATAAGAACCTCAACATGAAAGTGTTGAGGTTCAGTTGTTTATAAGTATTTCTTATTTTTTTAATGATAATGTATTCTTCGTTAAATTAGCTTTATTATGTAAAGTTTTTAGCATAATATTATTATTACCATTATTATTAAAATGCTGGATTGCTAACTGATAATGCTCAAATGCTTTAGTTAGATTTCCCATACTAGTGTAGTAATCACCTTTAATTTCTAGATTCGTACTATTCTTATTAATTTCTATACTTATATCAATCAATTCTAAGGCGTCCATAAGGTTGCTAGCTTCGATACATTGTTTTGCTGAATTTGCATAATGAAGCCACTCTTCTTTCTCAGAAGTGTTTTTCTTTGATGTTACTTTATCTTGTTTTCCGTGATATATAGATGCAGAGACCAAAGAGCTAGTTAAAAATAGAAGAATTAGGGTAAAGGATAAAAACAGTTGTTTTATGACTCGATATTTCATTTTAGTATAATTAAGAGAGATAGACATTAAGTTCGGTTACTATAATTAAATGTCTAATAATATACCTTAATTTTTAAGTAATTGATTGTAAGGTTGTTACGGTTTGGTTTATTGAGATTGTTAATGAACGTGAGCGAACACTAATCTCAAACTAGAACAGTTATTTAGAAGTAAAAGCATCTAAAGTTGGGGTATCTCTAATATCAACAGGAACTACGGTTGTAACACCTTGTTCAATCATTGTAACACCATAAATTACATCAGTACTAGACATTGTTCTCTTGTTATGAGTTACAATTATGAACTGTGAGTTATGAGAGAATTTATTAATGATCTTATTGAACTTGTCCACATTTGCATCATCTAAAGGAGCATCTACTTCATCAAAAATACAGAAAGGAGCAGGTTTTATTAGATAAATTGCAAATAGTAGTGCTGTTGCAGTTAAAGTTTTCTCTCCACCTGATAATTGATTGATTGTAAGTGGTCGCTTTCCTTTTGGTTGTGCGAGAATTTCTATTTTAGAATTTAGAGGGTCGGTTTCATCAGCAAGCCTTAAATCACAGTTATCTTCGTCAGTAAATAGAGACCTAAACACCTCCATAAAGTTATCCCTGATTTGTGTAAATGCAGTCATGAACTTTTCTTGAGCAATACCATCTATTTCTTCAATAGTAGCTAAAAGTTGTTCTTTTGCTTTGTTTAAATCTTCTCTTTGCTCTAAGATGAAAGAATTACGTTCTTTTATTTCATTAAATGCATCAATGGCAGTATGGTTAATAGCACCTAATGAATTTAATTTTCTTTTAGAATCTTCACTTAAATGCTCTAATTCTTGTAATGATGCATCTTTATATGGGTTTTCTTCCTCTTCTTCTTGAGTAGGTTTATGTAATAAAAGTTGCTCAAGATCGATTTCAAATTCTACAGCCACTTTTTCTTTTACTGACGTAAGAGATAAACGTAAAGCATTTATTTTCTCGTTAAAATTAAGTAATTGCTGATCAATTTCTTCTTTACTACTTTGTTTAAGTTTGATCTCAATTTCAGTATCTTCAATTAATTCTCTTGCCTCTTTATAATTGCGTTCTGCTTCTAGTACACCTTGCTCAATAGAAACTTTCTCAGCTTCCATTCTTTCAAGTTCTTGATTACCTTCTTCATCAGTTGAGTCAGATTTTTGTAAATCGGTATTTACTTTCTCTATTTCATCGATATTCTGGTCAATTCGATTTTGAGCTTTAAAAAGTTCTTCTTCCTTGAAATCAATTTCTTTTTTTAAACCATTATATTGATTTTCATGTTGAAGAAAATTAATATGAAGTTGATTGTATTTTGTTGTTAGTTCAACTCGCTTTTCTTTTTCAATGGTTAAGTTCTCTTGCATTTCTTCAAGTTGTTCAACCATAAATTCGAGTGTGTATGAATCTTCATCTAGCTGAGGTCTACCTTCTGATATAGCAACCTCGGCATCTCCAATTCGTTCAAGTATTTCTTCTTTTTTATTTGAACTAGCTTCTAAGAATTTAGCAAACTCTTCTTTCTGAGTTTTTATTTTTATAAGTTCTTGAGTTACTATTTGAACATTGTGTTGAGCACTTTCTAAATCATGTTGGTGATTAACTTGTAGTAACTCTTTATGCTCTGCTTGCTTTTCAACCTTTTGAATATGTATATTCTCTGCTTCTGTTTCTAGGTTTTCAATCTCTTCGGTAAGGTTTTCTAAGTGTCTAATTCTACCTAGTGATTTACCTTCAAAGGATCCTATCGAACCGCCAGAAATGGCAGATTTTCTACGAATGGCTTTACCATTTTTGGTAACAAGAATAACACTGTCATTCTTTGCTAAATTATTCTGATTTCTTTGAACTATATATACACCATCTAACAAATACATTATTAACGAGCTATATTTGTCGTCAAAGTCTACAACATCAATTGCAGGGATGGCATCTTCAATAGCTTTTCTAGGAGAAGCATTATACCCTTCAAATTTATCTAATAAAAGGAAATTAGCTTTTCCCTTTTTCATTTCATCTAAAAGGTTTACAGCTCTCCAAGCCTCGTCTTCATTTTCTAATACAAAGTAATTCAGATAAGGTGAAAGATAACCTTCAATTGCAACTCTATATTCCTCTTCACAATGTAAAGTATCAGAAAGCATTGGAGCTTCTTTAGCCCAATCTGTATTTTGTTTTAAATACTTTATGGCTTCAGGGTAACCTTCTAAATTATCTACTAAAGATTTTGTTAAGGCTTTCTCATTTTTCTTAGCATCAAGAACTCTAAAAATTTCAGAGGAACGATCTTTTATATTTTCCAGGTCTTCCCTACACTTTTTTAATTGTTCTTGGTGTTTTTGGTGTACTTCTTTAATTTCATCTAGCTGAACAGTGGCACTTAATCGTTCTCCTTCTAAGGATGCATATTGTGTATCAAACTCTTCTAAACTCGATGATTTATCAGAAGATTCTATGTGAGCTCTTTCAAGTTCTTGTTTTAAAGCAGAAAGTTGAACTTCATTAATTTCAACCTTTTGTTTAAGTTGAAAGATAATAGCTTGTTTATTTTTTACTTGTTGTTCATACTCAGAGGTTGTAGCTTCTAATTCATTAGTTTTATTTGATTGAGCATCCTTTTCTTGTTGCGTTGCAAATAATTCTGTTTCAACCTCTCCAACCATTCTATCTATTGATTGTAACTGAATTTGCAACCCCTCAATACCTTGTTGAGCAAGAGCTACTGCTTCTCTATCTATAGATGATTGATTTTCTAGTGTCATTTTCTTTTCTTCTAGAAAACGACGTCTTTCTCCTTTAATTCGCTTCTCACTTTCTGTCTGACGCATTTTTAAAATATGCTCATTCAGTGTTTTTTGACGAGATGCGAATAATGCTTCTTTATCTATTGCTTCTTTTTTCTCTTTAGAAATAGAAGCTTCTAATTCATCAATTAATTTTAATGTGGTATTACGTTCTTCATTTTTACTAGTCATTGTGTCTGCTAGTTCATGAAGTTCCGTAGCCTGGCTTGCCACTTTTTTCTGTGCTAAAGCAATACTAGAACCTCTATACGTTTCTTTTAATTTTAGATAACGTTGTGCTTGTTTAGCTTGGCGTTCTAGAGAACGCATATTTTTCTCAACTTCAAAAAGTAAATCATCCACACGTTCAAGGTCAGCATCTGTGTCCTTGAGCTTTTTCATTGTTTCTTTTTTACTTTTTTTAAATTTTGAAATCCCTGCAGCTTCTTCAAAAAGTGTTCTTCGAGCATTTTGAGTATCATTCAAAATCTCATCAATCATCTTTAATTCAATAATAGCATAACTATCAGAACCAATACCAGTATCCATAAACAAGCCATGGATATCTTTAAGCCTACATGGAACGCCATTTAATGAATATTCACCATCGCCAGAACGGTAAAATCTTCGACCAATAGTAACTTCGGTATATTCTGTAGGGAGTAGATTTTTATTATTAATAAAAGTAAGATATACCTCAGCCATTTGTAGTGGCCTACGTGTTTTTGTTCCATTAAAGATAATGTTATCCATTTTCTCGGAACGCAATGCTTTTGTGCTTTGCTCACCAAGAACCCATCGGATAGCATCAACTACATTGGATTTCCCACTTCCGTTAGGACCAACAACTGCGGTAATACCCTTGTCAAAGTTTAGTGTAACTTTTTCACCAAAACTTTTAAAGCCTTTTATTTCTAGTTTACTTAATAACATTCAGTCTACATTCAGATTTTAAAGTTACTAAATCTTACTAGTTTTAAAACAAAAAGACGCCTATCAAATGCATGATAGACGTCTATTTTTTAAGTTTATTACGATTAATTCTTTTTCACAAGAGTTTCTTTTTTATTTGTGTTGATATGTTTAAGCTGTTCACGAACGGCAACATTAAAGTCTCCAGGAAAATTATTGGCATAAATAAGCTTGGCTTCGTTTATTTTTCCTTGTTCTTCATAAATCATTCCTAGAAGAAATAAACATTTAAATCGGATATTAGAATCTTTATAATTTTCAATAATTTGTTTTAAAATATCTTCCGATCTTGGATATTCTTTTCTGAGTGCATTTGCTTTGGCTTCCATAAACATAACGTTTGGTAGCGGAATTCCACAATTGTCAAACTCTTTAATGTGTGTAAAACAAGTTTCTAAATCATTGTACTTTAACTCTAGATCAATAAGGTCTGCTAAAATTCTGACTTTCTGAGTGTTGTCTTCTTGTATACTTACTTTGTGTTCTAAAAGCTTTACAATATCAGATCTATTTAATTGGTTCTCTTCCAATTCAATTAGTAAATCGTAGGCTGGTTCAAACTTATCATCCATTTTTATTACAGCCTGAAGGAGTTCTTTGGCTTCAGCTAAATAATATGTTTTGTAATATGCAGAAGCAACTTGATAAAAATACTCTGGAGTCATAGAACTCACCTTACTTCTAAGTTTGTCATTTCTCACTTCTTTAAAAGCAATATTTGCATTTTGGTATTCTTCTAAAGAATGATGAGCAAAGCCTAATTCATAATAATAATGTTCATGTGCTTTGCCTTTATCTTCTTCCATTTGAGAAATAGCAAGTTGCATACTTGATTTAGCCAATTCATAATTTTTAGTGATATAATTATTGTATTTAGCATCCATATATAGAACATAATTGTTTCTGGGGTCAAGAGCTTTTGCATCAGCAATATGTACTCCAGCCTTATCAAATTCACCAATTTTATCAAGCAAATTTATTATTCTTGTTTTGTAGGCTATTTTTCTGTCATTATTAGTAGAAATATTAAAAGCAGCATCTAAATGGACTATTGCTTTATCATAATTTTTTTTCTCTTTATATAAAATAGCTAATTTTAAATGAGCATCTATGTAGTTAGAATCTGTTTCAAGTGTTTTGTTAAACATTTGAATAGCTTCATTTCTATTACCAGATTTTAGGATAACATTACCAAGCCTATATTTGTATTTAGGGTTGGTGTTATCTTTGGCAATAGCAACTTCATAAGCCATAATTGCTTCTTTGAATTGTCCTAATTCAGCATATACTTCACCTTTGACATAGTAGTCTTCAGCGTCTTTATTTTGAGAAAAGGCAAGGTTAGTAATAGAAATGAGAAATAGGAGTAGAATAGAGTAGTAATTAATCATATTTATTGGGTTAAATAGTGAGTTATTTTGAAATGGTGTTTATAGGTACTTATATAACGTTTTCAATGTGCTTTTTTTTCAGAATTTAATCATAATTTTATTCCTACGTACGTTTTTAGAAGATTACTTATAAAATTGATAATCAATATATAAGTAAATTAATATTTTATTTAATTATTAGAATGGATAGTGATTTAAAAGAGAAATGGGAAACTCATTTTTCAATGTTAGAAATAAAAACCTTTGATAAAAATGCATTAAAAAGCATGTTAGATCAGGTAATGGTCATTTTAAATAAAAGAGGTATTGTACCTAATGAAATGAAAGGAGGAATGTGGGCTTCTTTTATGGAAGGAGAGGAACGTTATTTTGGAATGATGATACTCTTTAAATCTAATTTAGAATTTATTGGAGGTAGTCCAAATAGTGGTGAGTTAAAAACCTTTTCTTGGGATTTTAATCAAATAATTTCTATAGAAAAAGTTGAAGATCAAAAACTGGGAATTGTACGTGCTATGGAATTAAAATCAAATCAAAAAACAATACAATGGGTAGGCCTCAAAGGTTTTGTTCCTTCATTATTTATTTCGATCTTAGAAGAGTTTTGGTATAGTTAATTACTTTCCAATAAAACACTTAAACAATAAATACAACTAACACATAATGAGAAAAATTACACGCTTACTAATTGCGAATAGAGGAGAAATTGCTGTTCGAATACTACGCTCTGCAAAAGAGTTAGGTATTTTTACTATTGCTGTATATAGTGAGGTAGACGAAGAAGCTCCTCATGTGGCCTTAGCAGATCATGCTGTTTGTATTGGTCCTGCTAGTTCCACTCATTCATATCTTGATATTGATAATTTATTAAAAGTTTGTAGAAAATTACAAGTAGATGCTATACACCCAGGCTATGGCTTTTTGTCAGAGAATTCAACTTTTGCTAAAAGAGTTGAAGAGGAAGGAATGATATTTATTGGTCCT
This region includes:
- a CDS encoding M42 family metallopeptidase, which codes for MDTQSKDFLYKYLNNASPTGHEAEGQRIWLDYVKPYVDTTFVDNYGTAVGVINPEAPFKVVIEAHADEIGWYVNYITAEGYIYVIRNGGSDHQIAPSKRVLLHGENGVVEGIFGWPAIHTRKPGKEATPSLDNIFIDVGAASKEEVEEMGIFVGTVITYEDELRELNKGRFFSGRALDNRIGGFMIAEVARRLKEDGHEVPFGLYVVNAVQEEVGLRGAEMITQTIKPNVAIVTDVCHDSSAPMYNKQLEGDTKGGNGPVLTFAPAVQNNLLKMLIDTAKTKEIPFQRAASSRVTGTDTDAFAYSNGGVPSALISLPLKYMHTTVETAHSDDIENTIKLMYEFIKQLPNEHDFRYIK
- the pncA gene encoding bifunctional nicotinamidase/pyrazinamidase, whose amino-acid sequence is MRALLIIDVQNDFIPGGALQVPEGDHIIPIINNISSKFDVVVATKDWHPIEHKSFAKNHKKKEIGEIVELNGLPQILWPEHCVENTDGAEFVSSLNTEHIDAVFKKGTDPEVDSYSGFFDNDKRNDTGLNKFLTLKGVTEIYVAGLATEYCVKFTALDAKGCGYKTFLIEDATRGVNIKPTDVQNAVIDLKVSGIKIVNSKEII
- a CDS encoding ferritin yields the protein MGIAKKRLQSSLNSEVEKMLNEQVQLEDQSSQFYLSFASWCETEGYVKSAEFLYDHAEEERTHMLKFFKYINAVGGHALAAEITAVPHEFKSLRQVFEQVLEHEIKVTKAINEIVDCCFQQKDFSTFQFLQWFVAEQREEEETARTILDAFDLIGEESPQGLWLIDQEIGRIGTEGVDSDPSATA
- a CDS encoding electron transfer flavoprotein subunit beta/FixA family protein, which produces MKILVCISHVPDTTTKIKFVDNKLDTNGVQFIIGPYDDFALARAVELKEASGGTVTVLNVGTVDTEPSIRKALAIGADNAVRVDAEPTDSLFVAKQIVAHAASENYDMILMGRESSDFNSGLVHGLVGELLGWPSIAPAMKLDVDGSTAKLSREIEGGHEDVEVQLPFVAGCQEPIAEWKIPNMRGIMMARKKPLEVVEAVAVEGVTAYQSFELPEEKGECKMVDADQMDELVGLLKNEARVL
- a CDS encoding electron transfer flavoprotein subunit alpha/FixB family protein, giving the protein MSVLVFIEADNGVVKKSSLEAVAYGSKVGAVTVVAMGSIEASELAKVGNYGAEKVLHCSDDRLNDGVISATAKLIAEAVGQSGAETVVMSRSSLVDAVAARVAIKIGASVVTNVQDLPDTSNGFVVKRGVFTGKAFAFVSVPDGKKVITVTKNVVQLEPTSSEAAIEEISVAFDDADFGVKRIGVHKQEGDILLPEADLVVSAGRGMKGPENWQMIEDLATTLGAATACSKPVSDMDWRPHHEHVGQTGIKVAPQLYIAVGISGAIQHLAGVNSSKVIVAINKDPEAPFFKAADYGVVGDAFEVVPKLIEAIKK
- the smc gene encoding chromosome segregation protein SMC, with the translated sequence MLLSKLEIKGFKSFGEKVTLNFDKGITAVVGPNGSGKSNVVDAIRWVLGEQSTKALRSEKMDNIIFNGTKTRRPLQMAEVYLTFINNKNLLPTEYTEVTIGRRFYRSGDGEYSLNGVPCRLKDIHGLFMDTGIGSDSYAIIELKMIDEILNDTQNARRTLFEEAAGISKFKKSKKETMKKLKDTDADLERVDDLLFEVEKNMRSLERQAKQAQRYLKLKETYRGSSIALAQKKVASQATELHELADTMTSKNEERNTTLKLIDELEASISKEKKEAIDKEALFASRQKTLNEHILKMRQTESEKRIKGERRRFLEEKKMTLENQSSIDREAVALAQQGIEGLQIQLQSIDRMVGEVETELFATQQEKDAQSNKTNELEATTSEYEQQVKNKQAIIFQLKQKVEINEVQLSALKQELERAHIESSDKSSSLEEFDTQYASLEGERLSATVQLDEIKEVHQKHQEQLKKCREDLENIKDRSSEIFRVLDAKKNEKALTKSLVDNLEGYPEAIKYLKQNTDWAKEAPMLSDTLHCEEEYRVAIEGYLSPYLNYFVLENEDEAWRAVNLLDEMKKGKANFLLLDKFEGYNASPRKAIEDAIPAIDVVDFDDKYSSLIMYLLDGVYIVQRNQNNLAKNDSVILVTKNGKAIRRKSAISGGSIGSFEGKSLGRIRHLENLTEEIENLETEAENIHIQKVEKQAEHKELLQVNHQHDLESAQHNVQIVTQELIKIKTQKEEFAKFLEASSNKKEEILERIGDAEVAISEGRPQLDEDSYTLEFMVEQLEEMQENLTIEKEKRVELTTKYNQLHINFLQHENQYNGLKKEIDFKEEELFKAQNRIDQNIDEIEKVNTDLQKSDSTDEEGNQELERMEAEKVSIEQGVLEAERNYKEARELIEDTEIEIKLKQSSKEEIDQQLLNFNEKINALRLSLTSVKEKVAVEFEIDLEQLLLHKPTQEEEEENPYKDASLQELEHLSEDSKRKLNSLGAINHTAIDAFNEIKERNSFILEQREDLNKAKEQLLATIEEIDGIAQEKFMTAFTQIRDNFMEVFRSLFTDEDNCDLRLADETDPLNSKIEILAQPKGKRPLTINQLSGGEKTLTATALLFAIYLIKPAPFCIFDEVDAPLDDANVDKFNKIINKFSHNSQFIIVTHNKRTMSSTDVIYGVTMIEQGVTTVVPVDIRDTPTLDAFTSK